In a genomic window of uncultured Flavobacterium sp.:
- a CDS encoding DUF4129 domain-containing protein, which produces MNRLLILLSFLFFSGISHAQDSLATAEPPKIASIKYTEKDIQVDSSTIEAKTFNKNFKKKYKDSDFVYEYKTPEKNAWDRFKDWLASVFRRIFSFENTASSIKFVSILLRIIAVLVIITVIYLIAKALINKEGQWIFGKNAQKKTIYYTDIEKNIHLLDFEKLIKESINSGEKRIAIRYYYLWLLKVMAQNHYIEWDIEKTNSDYLYELQRPVHKEEFTYLSYLYNYIWYGEFQIDEISFDKAENRFKKALKTFSNG; this is translated from the coding sequence ATGAATAGACTTTTAATCCTTTTATCTTTTCTTTTTTTCTCTGGTATCTCGCATGCTCAGGATTCTTTGGCTACAGCCGAACCTCCAAAAATTGCTTCAATAAAATATACAGAAAAAGACATTCAAGTTGATTCGAGTACAATTGAAGCCAAAACTTTTAATAAAAACTTCAAAAAGAAATACAAAGATTCAGATTTTGTCTATGAATATAAAACGCCCGAAAAAAATGCCTGGGATCGTTTTAAAGATTGGCTTGCAAGCGTTTTTAGAAGAATATTTAGTTTTGAAAACACAGCAAGTTCTATCAAATTTGTTTCAATTCTATTGAGAATCATTGCAGTTTTAGTAATTATAACTGTGATTTATCTTATTGCAAAAGCTTTGATTAATAAAGAAGGACAATGGATTTTTGGTAAAAACGCACAAAAAAAGACGATCTATTATACTGATATCGAAAAAAACATACATCTTTTAGATTTTGAAAAATTGATAAAAGAAAGCATTAATTCCGGCGAAAAAAGAATCGCAATTCGGTATTATTATCTATGGCTTTTAAAAGTTATGGCGCAGAATCATTATATAGAATGGGATATCGAAAAAACAAATTCCGATTATTTATACGAGCTTCAAAGGCCTGTGCACAAAGAAGAATTTACTTATTTGTCTTACTTGTATAATTATATTTGGTACGGAGAATTTCAAATTGACGAAATTTCATTCGATAAAGCAGAAAACAGATTTAAGAAAGCTTTAAAAACCTTTAGCAATGGATAA
- a CDS encoding GNAT family N-acetyltransferase: MTKFTVKQYDRNDYQIWNDFISQAKNATFLFCRDFMEYHKDRFEDFSLLVFEDEKLISVLPANKVGNSIYSHQGLTYGGLVYKEQTKLATVIEVFRSVLFFLNENNFQKLHLKTLPSIYHQKPAEEVLYALFLSEAKLVRRDSLSVIDLSQENKTSKIRKRGFQKGVSNQLIIKEETDFESFWNNVLIPNLNEKHSANPVHSVEEMNYLKGHFPKNIHQFNVYLEDKIVAGTTVFETETVAHCQYISKNENQENLGSLDYLFHYLIQERFAKKRFFDFGISNENQGRNLNEGLTYWKESFGASTIVHDFYELETANYNKLNGIFV, translated from the coding sequence ATGACAAAGTTTACCGTAAAACAATACGACAGAAACGATTATCAAATCTGGAATGACTTTATAAGTCAGGCTAAAAATGCTACGTTTTTATTTTGTCGAGATTTTATGGAATATCATAAAGATCGTTTTGAAGATTTTTCGCTTTTAGTTTTCGAAGACGAGAAATTAATAAGCGTTTTGCCTGCTAATAAAGTTGGAAATTCAATTTACTCACATCAAGGACTTACTTACGGCGGATTAGTTTACAAAGAGCAAACAAAATTAGCGACAGTTATTGAAGTTTTTCGATCAGTTTTGTTTTTTTTGAATGAAAACAACTTTCAAAAATTACATTTAAAAACACTTCCTTCAATTTATCATCAAAAACCTGCTGAAGAAGTTTTGTATGCTTTGTTTTTATCCGAAGCAAAATTAGTACGACGAGATTCACTTTCGGTAATAGACTTATCCCAAGAAAACAAGACTTCTAAAATCAGAAAAAGAGGTTTTCAAAAAGGCGTTTCAAACCAATTAATTATAAAAGAAGAAACTGATTTTGAATCGTTTTGGAATAATGTTTTGATTCCGAATTTAAATGAAAAACATAGCGCAAATCCTGTTCATTCTGTAGAAGAAATGAATTATTTAAAAGGGCATTTTCCTAAAAATATTCATCAGTTTAATGTTTATTTAGAAGATAAAATTGTGGCGGGAACAACAGTTTTCGAAACAGAAACAGTAGCACATTGTCAATATATTTCGAAAAATGAAAATCAGGAAAATCTGGGAAGTTTGGATTATTTATTTCATTATTTGATTCAGGAAAGATTTGCTAAAAAGAGATTTTTTGATTTTGGAATTTCAAACGAAAATCAAGGAAGAAATCTAAACGAAGGATTAACATATTGGAAAGAAAGTTTTGGCGCAAGTACAATAGTTCATGATTTTTACGAATTAGAAACCGCAAATTATAATAAGTTAAATGGTATTTTTGTTTAA
- a CDS encoding DUF58 domain-containing protein — protein sequence MKFIKSLYLNNFFFYVLLSIIGMFVCAFIFPNLYNAVWFVVLILITFLGLDILLLYFAKTGIEATRNTPEKLSNGDLNPISVSIKNHYTFTISVKIIDEIPFQFQVRDFKIIKKIKASAEKEIGYDLRPTERGEYYFGNLNLYVSSPLKLISRRFIFDKDQMVPTYPSFIQLRKYDLLAFSNNLHQYGIKKIRRIGHTMEFEQIKEYVQGDDLRTLNWKATAKKNSLMVNQFQDEKSQSVYMAIDKGRVMQMPFDGLSLLDYAINSTLVLSNVILKKQDKAGIFAFSKKVENRVFAEKRSSQMQKILETLYNIKTDFFESDYSRLYVDIKKNINQRSLIILYTNFETMDGLNRQLPYLKGIAKNHLLVVVFFSNTELNELINKKTNTIQEIYDKVIAEKFMFEKKLIANELKKYGIYSVLTQPENLTLDTINKYLEIKARGIL from the coding sequence TTGAAATTTATAAAAAGTCTATACCTAAACAACTTCTTTTTCTATGTGCTTTTGAGCATTATTGGAATGTTTGTTTGTGCTTTTATTTTTCCGAATTTATATAATGCCGTTTGGTTTGTGGTTCTAATTTTAATCACATTTCTGGGACTTGATATTTTGCTTTTATATTTTGCAAAAACAGGAATTGAGGCAACTCGAAATACGCCCGAAAAACTTTCAAATGGCGATTTGAATCCGATAAGTGTTAGTATCAAAAACCATTATACGTTTACTATTTCAGTAAAGATTATTGACGAAATCCCATTTCAGTTTCAAGTTCGTGATTTTAAAATTATAAAGAAAATTAAAGCTTCTGCCGAAAAAGAAATCGGTTATGATTTGCGTCCAACAGAACGTGGCGAATATTATTTTGGAAATTTGAACCTTTACGTTTCTTCGCCTTTAAAACTGATTTCTAGAAGATTTATTTTCGATAAAGATCAAATGGTGCCAACATATCCTTCTTTTATTCAATTAAGGAAATATGATTTATTGGCTTTTTCGAATAATTTGCATCAATACGGAATCAAAAAAATACGCCGAATTGGTCATACCATGGAATTTGAACAAATTAAAGAATATGTTCAGGGCGACGATCTTAGAACGCTAAACTGGAAAGCTACGGCGAAGAAAAATTCGTTGATGGTAAACCAATTTCAGGACGAAAAATCTCAATCGGTTTACATGGCAATTGACAAAGGCCGCGTGATGCAAATGCCTTTTGACGGATTGAGTTTATTGGATTATGCTATAAATTCAACTTTGGTTTTGTCAAATGTTATTCTGAAAAAACAAGACAAAGCGGGAATTTTTGCTTTCTCTAAAAAAGTAGAAAACAGAGTTTTTGCAGAGAAAAGATCTTCGCAAATGCAGAAAATTCTGGAAACTTTATACAACATCAAAACTGACTTTTTCGAAAGTGATTATAGTCGATTATATGTTGATATTAAGAAAAACATCAATCAGCGAAGTTTGATTATTTTATATACTAATTTTGAAACAATGGACGGTTTAAACAGACAATTACCTTATTTAAAAGGAATTGCAAAAAACCATTTATTAGTTGTTGTTTTCTTTAGTAATACGGAATTGAATGAACTGATTAACAAAAAAACAAATACGATTCAGGAAATATACGATAAGGTAATTGCTGAAAAATTCATGTTTGAGAAAAAACTTATTGCCAACGAACTCAAGAAATACGGAATTTACTCGGTTCTTACTCAACCTGAAAACCTGACTTTGGATACTATTAATAAATATCTGGAGATTAAGGCCAGAGGGATTTTGTAA
- a CDS encoding phosphoglyceromutase, with protein sequence MKKLILLLFAFTSFLSHAQKTENIIIITTDGFRWQEIFKGMDSAIANDKKFNQDDSSYIKKKYSSSNPEESRKKIMPFLWSEIATKGQIYGNRDLGNKVDVSNPYWFSYPGYSEIMTGNVDTAVNSNHYKANPNVNVLEFLNQQSKLKGKVAAFGAWDAFDRILNEERSGFPVISAFDNVGGKNPTETEKLLNEMRNNSFKPFHEDECLDVFTHYQALNELKTKKPKVLYIAYGETDEWAHAGHYRSYLDAANQVDKWIKEIWDFVQNDPQYKNKTTLIITVDHGRGDEKKEQWTDHGADVPGASQIWFAAMGPEITPKGEVKTDSQLYQKQIAQTIAKIMGYTFTTSHPVADEITEVTKK encoded by the coding sequence ATGAAAAAACTGATTTTACTACTATTCGCTTTTACAAGCTTTTTGTCTCATGCACAAAAAACAGAAAACATCATCATTATTACCACTGACGGTTTTAGATGGCAGGAAATTTTTAAAGGAATGGATTCGGCTATTGCCAATGATAAAAAATTTAATCAGGACGATAGTTCTTATATCAAGAAAAAATATTCCAGCTCAAACCCTGAAGAATCACGCAAAAAAATCATGCCTTTTTTATGGTCAGAAATTGCTACAAAAGGACAAATTTATGGCAATCGCGATTTAGGAAATAAAGTCGATGTTTCGAATCCGTATTGGTTTAGTTATCCCGGATATAGCGAGATTATGACCGGAAATGTTGATACTGCCGTAAATTCAAATCATTATAAAGCGAATCCGAATGTGAATGTTTTGGAGTTTTTAAACCAACAATCAAAACTAAAAGGAAAAGTTGCCGCTTTTGGTGCGTGGGATGCTTTTGACCGAATTTTAAACGAGGAAAGAAGTGGTTTTCCTGTAATTTCTGCCTTTGATAATGTTGGAGGAAAAAACCCTACAGAAACAGAAAAACTACTAAATGAAATGCGCAATAATTCGTTTAAGCCTTTTCATGAAGATGAATGTCTGGATGTTTTTACACATTATCAAGCTTTAAATGAGTTGAAAACCAAAAAGCCAAAAGTGCTTTATATCGCTTATGGAGAAACTGACGAATGGGCGCACGCTGGACATTACAGATCGTATCTTGACGCTGCAAATCAAGTAGACAAATGGATTAAAGAAATCTGGGATTTTGTTCAAAATGATCCGCAATATAAAAACAAAACAACTTTGATAATCACGGTAGATCACGGTCGCGGTGACGAAAAAAAAGAACAATGGACAGATCATGGTGCTGATGTTCCGGGCGCATCACAAATTTGGTTTGCCGCAATGGGACCTGAAATCACTCCAAAAGGCGAAGTAAAAACAGATTCTCAATTGTATCAAAAGCAAATTGCACAAACGATTGCCAAAATCATGGGATATACTTTTACAACATCACATCCCGTTGCTGATGAGATTACTGAAGTGACTAAAAAATAG
- a CDS encoding trimeric intracellular cation channel family protein — protein sequence MFHLLDLIGTMAFAMSGALTAMHKKLDPFGVFIIAFVTAVGGGTLRDVLIGRTPVGWMRDLQYVYVIILGFGLAILFRKKFDKLRTSLFLFDTIGLGVFTLIGLEKGIMIGLHPVICIALGTMTACFGGVTRDILCTEIPTIFRREIYATICILGGIVFFALRKLNLNDDVLYLVTSLVIITVRLMAVKYKWYLRAFDHK from the coding sequence ATGTTTCATTTATTAGATCTTATCGGTACAATGGCTTTTGCCATGTCCGGCGCTTTGACGGCAATGCACAAAAAACTCGATCCTTTTGGGGTTTTTATCATTGCATTTGTAACCGCCGTTGGAGGAGGAACATTGCGAGATGTTTTAATTGGCAGAACTCCTGTGGGTTGGATGCGTGATTTACAATATGTTTACGTAATTATTTTAGGTTTTGGATTGGCAATTCTCTTCAGAAAAAAGTTTGATAAATTAAGAACATCTTTGTTTTTGTTTGATACAATTGGGTTGGGAGTTTTTACATTAATAGGTCTTGAAAAAGGTATTATGATTGGTTTGCATCCCGTAATTTGTATTGCTTTAGGAACCATGACAGCTTGTTTTGGAGGTGTAACGCGTGATATTTTATGTACCGAAATTCCAACCATTTTCAGAAGAGAAATTTATGCTACGATCTGTATTTTGGGCGGAATCGTGTTTTTTGCTCTAAGAAAATTGAATCTAAATGACGATGTTTTATATTTAGTAACATCACTTGTAATTATCACAGTTCGATTAATGGCCGTAAAATACAAATGGTATTTACGTGCATTTGACCACAAATAA
- a CDS encoding stage II sporulation protein M, which translates to MREVAFIKQNKEKWLEFELAIFGKAKKNPDELANLYIQLMNDLSYAQTYYPKSKTVIYLNHLASQIYQKIYKTKRTEKNRFLEFFKTEVPLLVYEYKRYLMYAFILFFATVAIGVVSAKYDPNFVRLILGDSYVNMTLENIKKGNPMAVYGSGTNWGSFIGITFNNLKVGAQCYFYGIMGGIGTFWIFLQNSIMLGSFQYFFYEQGVFWKSVRGIWIHGSMEIFAIVIETTAGFILGASILFPKTFSRMNSFKIGFKNSFKIFLSTFPFTISAGFLEGFITRYSIDMPNWLSSFIILFTLGIISFYYLVYPFIVHKKTTSL; encoded by the coding sequence ATGAGAGAAGTCGCCTTCATAAAACAAAATAAAGAAAAATGGCTGGAATTTGAACTAGCTATTTTTGGTAAAGCTAAAAAAAATCCTGATGAGTTAGCTAATTTGTACATTCAATTGATGAATGATTTGTCGTATGCCCAAACTTATTATCCCAAAAGTAAAACGGTTATTTACTTAAATCACTTGGCATCGCAGATTTATCAGAAGATATACAAAACGAAACGAACAGAAAAAAACAGATTCCTGGAATTCTTTAAAACAGAAGTTCCTTTGCTCGTTTACGAATACAAAAGATATTTGATGTATGCTTTTATATTGTTTTTTGCGACTGTAGCAATCGGTGTTGTTTCGGCAAAATACGATCCTAATTTTGTTCGCTTGATTTTGGGAGATTCATATGTAAATATGACTTTGGAAAACATCAAAAAAGGTAATCCAATGGCTGTTTACGGTTCCGGAACCAATTGGGGAAGTTTTATTGGTATCACTTTCAATAATCTAAAAGTTGGTGCTCAATGTTATTTTTATGGCATTATGGGCGGAATAGGAACTTTTTGGATATTTCTGCAAAACTCAATTATGCTGGGATCTTTTCAGTACTTTTTTTATGAACAAGGAGTTTTCTGGAAAAGCGTTCGCGGAATCTGGATTCACGGTTCTATGGAAATTTTTGCGATTGTAATCGAAACTACGGCAGGATTTATTCTTGGCGCTTCGATATTGTTTCCTAAAACTTTTTCGAGAATGAATTCTTTTAAAATTGGTTTCAAAAACAGTTTCAAAATATTCCTGAGTACTTTTCCTTTTACGATTAGCGCAGGTTTTCTCGAAGGTTTTATCACGCGTTATTCGATTGATATGCCAAACTGGTTAAGCTCATTTATCATTTTATTTACGCTGGGAATCATTTCATTTTATTATCTGGTTTATCCCTTTATTGTTCACAAAAAAACAACTTCATTATAA
- a CDS encoding DegT/DnrJ/EryC1/StrS family aminotransferase, with protein sequence MISFLDLKKINEPYETAFQEKLKLVLENGWYILGKEVETFEKAFAEYCQIQYCIGVGNGLDALVLIFKGYIALGKLQKGDEVIVPANTYIASILAILEADLIPILVEPKLETYNINPDLIQEKITSITKAILAVHLYGQLAEMDKINEIARNNDLIVVEDAAQSHGAKVNSNDLKFQIPNAENGSQSNQQLTINNQQSAQAYSFYPAKNLGCLGDGGAITTNDSELAKVIFSLRNYGSDKKYYNDYIGVNSRLDEIQASFLNLKLPNLDADNAKRRVIAKRYLSEIKNDKIILPVWDFSNNHVFHLFVIRTKNREEFQDYLVQNNIQTVIHYPVPPHKQKAFPQWNTLSFSITEQIHNEVLSLPISPVLTEEEVSFIIEIINKY encoded by the coding sequence ATGATATCATTTCTGGATCTAAAAAAAATTAACGAGCCTTATGAAACTGCTTTTCAGGAAAAACTGAAATTGGTTTTGGAAAATGGCTGGTATATTTTAGGGAAAGAAGTTGAAACATTTGAAAAAGCTTTCGCCGAATATTGCCAAATCCAATATTGCATTGGAGTAGGGAATGGTTTAGATGCTTTGGTTTTGATTTTTAAAGGATATATAGCTTTAGGAAAACTCCAAAAAGGCGACGAAGTTATTGTTCCGGCCAATACTTATATTGCCAGTATTCTGGCGATTTTAGAAGCCGATTTAATTCCGATTTTGGTCGAGCCAAAATTAGAAACCTACAATATAAATCCAGATTTAATTCAGGAGAAAATTACCTCTATAACAAAAGCAATTTTAGCCGTTCATCTTTACGGACAATTGGCTGAAATGGATAAAATCAACGAAATTGCAAGAAATAATGATCTAATAGTTGTAGAGGATGCAGCGCAATCTCACGGTGCAAAAGTAAATTCCAATGATTTAAAATTCCAAATTCCAAATGCTGAGAACGGCTCGCAAAGTAATCAACAATTAACAATTAACAATCAACAATCAGCGCAAGCGTATAGTTTTTATCCAGCAAAAAATCTAGGATGTTTGGGTGATGGCGGCGCGATAACTACAAATGATTCAGAATTAGCAAAAGTGATTTTTTCGCTTCGAAATTATGGCTCCGATAAAAAATATTATAACGATTATATTGGTGTAAATTCTAGATTAGACGAAATTCAGGCTTCGTTTTTAAATCTGAAATTGCCGAATTTAGATGCTGATAATGCTAAACGCAGAGTTATTGCAAAACGTTATTTATCAGAAATTAAAAATGACAAAATAATACTTCCGGTTTGGGATTTTTCTAATAATCATGTTTTTCATTTGTTTGTCATTCGCACGAAAAACAGAGAAGAATTTCAGGATTATTTGGTTCAGAATAACATTCAAACTGTTATTCATTATCCCGTTCCGCCACATAAACAAAAAGCATTTCCGCAATGGAATACGTTATCATTCTCAATAACGGAACAAATCCATAATGAGGTTTTAAGTTTGCCTATAAGTCCTGTTTTGACAGAAGAAGAGGTTAGTTTTATTATCGAAATTATTAATAAATACTAA
- a CDS encoding DUF4350 domain-containing protein, which translates to MDKNIKIYIAILVFVLALILVADRDQPKPINWSPTYSVNDKIPLGLYVFDKEIHGFLKPQKLEKIVTQTPYEFLDSKYVEDTLVENYSIKGTFLNISEANNIDNQSMTEIFYFVSHGNNAFLSMREFPSAILDSLKLRTNVNFGLPDSNSTWLANKKVSSKTYHLKEGVGDDYFSKIDTLNTTVLGYQSYIPKQKHINFIKVAYKSGYFYLHTQPAAFSNFHLLKKDHYQYAENVLSYLPKGDVFWYTKGINDEKISQSPLRYIFSQPALKWAWYLSLIGILIFIIFNAKRKQRIVPILKPLPNLTIDFTKTIGNLYYQEGDHENIIDKKIIYFLERIRNEYLLDTTKLDDDFIKKLHLKTGKDEADIRELVFLINEHRKSYHGSLEEDLIRINNAIEKVLN; encoded by the coding sequence ATGGATAAAAATATCAAAATTTACATCGCTATTCTGGTTTTTGTTTTAGCATTAATTTTAGTAGCAGATCGCGATCAGCCAAAACCTATCAATTGGAGTCCAACCTATTCTGTCAATGACAAAATTCCGCTTGGATTATATGTTTTTGACAAAGAAATCCATGGCTTTTTAAAGCCTCAGAAATTAGAAAAAATAGTAACCCAAACTCCATATGAGTTTTTGGATTCTAAATATGTTGAAGATACTTTGGTCGAAAATTATTCTATAAAAGGTACATTTTTAAACATATCAGAAGCAAACAATATTGATAATCAGTCTATGACCGAAATTTTCTATTTTGTATCTCACGGAAACAATGCTTTTTTGAGTATGAGAGAGTTTCCAAGTGCAATTTTAGACAGTTTAAAACTAAGAACCAATGTAAATTTCGGACTTCCGGATAGTAACTCGACTTGGCTTGCCAATAAAAAAGTAAGTTCCAAAACCTATCATTTAAAAGAAGGAGTTGGTGATGATTATTTTTCAAAAATTGATACTTTAAATACTACTGTTTTAGGTTATCAAAGTTATATACCAAAGCAGAAGCATATTAATTTTATAAAAGTAGCGTACAAAAGCGGCTATTTTTATTTACATACGCAGCCAGCGGCATTTAGTAATTTTCATTTATTGAAAAAAGATCATTATCAATATGCAGAAAATGTACTTTCTTATTTACCAAAAGGTGACGTTTTCTGGTATACAAAAGGAATAAACGATGAGAAAATTTCGCAATCGCCTTTGCGTTATATTTTTAGTCAGCCAGCTTTAAAATGGGCTTGGTATTTATCCTTAATCGGAATATTGATTTTTATAATTTTTAATGCAAAACGAAAACAACGCATCGTTCCAATTCTGAAACCTTTGCCGAATTTAACGATTGATTTTACAAAAACCATCGGTAATTTATATTATCAGGAAGGCGATCACGAGAATATTATTGATAAAAAAATCATTTATTTTCTGGAACGAATCCGAAATGAATATTTACTGGACACAACAAAACTAGATGACGATTTTATCAAAAAATTGCATTTAAAAACAGGCAAAGATGAAGCTGATATTCGGGAACTTGTATTCTTAATCAACGAACACAGAAAGAGTTATCACGGAAGTCTCGAAGAAGATTTAATCAGAATTAATAACGCAATAGAAAAGGTTTTAAATTAA
- a CDS encoding RDD family protein: MSELSINTTQNVKINFIAASVGERLGSYFIDLLIKISYGIVVFLVFFYGLHFDKMFDKLDSWSVMSILLFFYLPIMLYSIIQESVFEGQTIGKKLVKIKVVKIDGYQAGFGDYLIRWFFRLIDFTLLYGLVGLIAVVTSKKAQRLGDMAAGTAVITLKNKIDISHTILEEIGNAYVPTYPLVIKLSDNDMRIIKETFQKADAKNDHEMLYKLVAKIESVTGIKNQSGNNSDFLRVILKDYNFYTQNM; the protein is encoded by the coding sequence ATGTCAGAATTATCTATTAACACGACACAAAATGTTAAAATAAATTTTATAGCGGCATCGGTTGGTGAACGCTTAGGTTCCTATTTCATTGACTTGCTTATCAAAATCTCCTATGGAATAGTTGTTTTTTTAGTGTTTTTTTACGGTTTACATTTCGATAAAATGTTCGATAAACTAGATTCATGGTCTGTTATGTCGATACTTTTGTTCTTTTATTTGCCAATTATGCTTTATTCCATCATTCAGGAAAGTGTTTTTGAAGGACAAACGATTGGAAAAAAGTTAGTAAAAATAAAAGTGGTCAAAATCGACGGTTATCAGGCGGGTTTTGGCGATTATTTAATTCGATGGTTTTTTAGACTAATTGATTTTACATTGCTTTATGGACTTGTTGGATTAATTGCTGTTGTTACAAGCAAAAAAGCACAGCGATTAGGAGACATGGCGGCAGGAACGGCAGTGATTACTTTGAAAAATAAAATTGATATAAGCCACACGATTTTAGAAGAAATTGGAAACGCTTATGTGCCAACATATCCTTTGGTAATTAAATTATCTGATAATGATATGCGAATTATTAAAGAAACGTTTCAAAAAGCAGATGCCAAAAACGACCACGAAATGCTCTATAAACTAGTTGCTAAGATTGAAAGTGTAACCGGAATTAAAAATCAATCAGGGAACAATAGTGACTTTCTTAGAGTTATTCTTAAGGATTATAATTTTTACACACAAAATATGTAA
- a CDS encoding MoxR family ATPase, producing the protein MDDINTPETEITNENVNFETRINLSPLLDHVNSIKKELETVIVGQHKMIDQLLVAILSNGHVLLEGVPGVAKTITAKLLSKTLNIGFSRIQFTPDLMPSDILGTSIFNLKTSEFQFKQGPIFSNLILIDEINRAPAKTQAALFEVMEERQITIDGSAYQLETPFLVIATQNPIEQEGTYRLPEAQLDRFLFKITIDYPKLNEEILIIQREHLLQDHGKLEAIKAVLSATEIKEYQALVKQIRVEQNLLEYIARIVVNTRENAFLYLGASPRASIAILNAAKGFAAIRGRDFVTPEDIKEAAIPVLQHRVIVTPEREMEGITSPEIIKQIIETVEIPR; encoded by the coding sequence ATGGACGATATCAATACACCAGAAACCGAAATCACGAATGAAAATGTGAATTTTGAAACCAGAATAAATTTAAGCCCGCTTTTAGATCACGTTAACAGCATCAAAAAAGAGCTTGAAACTGTAATTGTTGGACAACATAAAATGATCGATCAGCTTTTGGTTGCGATACTTTCAAACGGACACGTTTTACTTGAAGGTGTTCCTGGAGTTGCCAAAACGATTACGGCTAAACTATTGTCTAAAACGTTGAATATTGGCTTTAGCCGAATTCAGTTTACGCCGGATTTGATGCCGTCAGATATTTTAGGAACTTCTATTTTTAATCTTAAAACTTCTGAATTTCAGTTTAAACAAGGACCAATTTTTTCGAATTTAATTTTGATTGACGAGATCAACCGTGCTCCTGCCAAAACTCAAGCGGCACTTTTTGAAGTTATGGAAGAACGTCAGATTACAATTGACGGTTCGGCTTATCAGCTTGAAACTCCTTTTTTGGTTATTGCAACTCAAAATCCAATTGAGCAAGAAGGAACGTATCGTTTGCCGGAAGCACAATTAGACCGTTTTTTATTCAAAATCACGATTGATTATCCAAAATTAAACGAGGAGATTCTGATTATCCAAAGAGAGCATTTATTGCAAGATCACGGAAAATTAGAAGCTATAAAAGCTGTACTTTCTGCAACAGAAATAAAAGAATATCAAGCTTTAGTAAAACAAATTAGAGTTGAACAAAACTTACTAGAATACATTGCAAGAATTGTAGTAAACACGCGCGAAAATGCCTTTTTGTATTTAGGTGCTTCGCCTCGTGCTTCGATTGCAATTTTGAATGCGGCAAAAGGTTTCGCTGCCATTCGCGGACGTGATTTTGTTACGCCGGAAGATATTAAAGAAGCTGCAATTCCGGTTTTACAACACCGTGTTATTGTAACTCCTGAACGTGAAATGGAAGGAATTACAAGCCCGGAAATCATTAAACAAATTATTGAAACAGTAGAGATTCCTAGATAG